In the genome of Mytilus edulis chromosome 3, xbMytEdul2.2, whole genome shotgun sequence, one region contains:
- the LOC139517536 gene encoding arylacetamide deacetylase-like translates to MIGWITAVISFLLLYYLYIPIPREATEPWKLYFTSIVMKIQGDLITIYALLTKKKIHDVMRISLHRCISFFVYFQPKIQGIEEEEANFDGVLVRIFKPTNTKGLIPGIVYIHGGGWYIFNTKTYSYFTKLLSKKANAVVVSVEYRLAPENTFPVPFDDCLNATKYFLINARKYNVNPDKVGIAGDSAGGNLSMAVALKLAIEPTLDIPKLAYQVLIYPCLQALDFNLSSFRENNIDRNTHCGLTRNAMILFNNLYAFGNYENFMAFSNNTHATVAMKKKYRYRVDPKCLQGRYQMEPNDDTETDDTELANQISETIFNPYFAPLMATDAQLGKLPNTFLITCEYDGLRDEGLILNERMKAINHPIKHLHLSGSEHGVLIYPYYNVYKSSVDKIAFYIKEITK, encoded by the exons ATGATCGGCTGGATAACTGCTGTTATAAGTTTTCTGTTGCTGTATTATCTCTATATACCAATACCAAGGGAAGCAACCGAACCATGGAAACTGTATTTTACATCTATTGTAATGAAAATCCAGGGGGATTTG ATAACGATTTATGCTCttctaacaaagaaaaagatcCATGACGTTATGAGGATCTCACTTCATCGCTGTATATCCTTCTTTGTTTATTTCCAGCCAAAAATTCAAGGGATAGAG GAAGAAGAAGCTAACTTTGATGGTGTCTTGGTCAGAATATTCAAACCAACAAACACTAAAGGCCTAATTCCTGGTATTGTGTATATTCATGGAGGTGGCTGGTATATTTTTAATACAA aaacatattcttattttaccAAACTTTTGAGTAAAAAGGCAAATGCAGTTGTGGTATCAGTTGA ATATAGACTGGCTCCAGAAAACACCTTTCCTGTACCTTTTGACGATTGCTTAAACGctacaaaatattttctaataaatGCACGGAAATATAATGTAAATCCTGATAAAGTTGGAATTGCAG GTGATAGTGCTGGGGGAAATCTTTCGATGGCAGTTGCATTGAAGTTAGCTATTGAACCAACTCTAGATATTCCAAAATTGGCTTACCAGGTTTTAATATATCCCTGCCTGCAAGCACTTGACTTTAATCTTTCATCTTTTAGGGAAAATAATATTGATAGAAATACTCATTGTGGATTAACACGTAATGCTATGATACTGTTTAATAACCTTTATGCATTTGGAAATTATGAAAACTTTATGGCTTTTTCAAATAATACTCACGCGACAGTAGCAATGAAAAAGAAATACAGATATAGAGTTGACCCAAAATGTTTACAAGGCAGGTATCAAATGGAACCAAACGACGATACAGAGACCGATGATACTGAGTTAGCCAATCAAATTTCAGAAACAATCTTCAATCCATATTTTGCTCCCTTGATGGCAACTGATGCACAGCTTGGAAAACTACCAAATACGTTCTTAATAACTTGTGAATACGATGGATTAAGAGATGAAGGTTTGATATTAAATGAACGGATGAAGGCTATCAATCATCCAATCAAACATTTACATCTGTCTGGATCAGAACACGGAGTTCTAATTTACCcatattacaatgtatataaGAGTTCTGTGGACAAGATTGCTTTCTACATCAAGGAAATCACAAAGTGA